A DNA window from Zingiber officinale cultivar Zhangliang chromosome 3A, Zo_v1.1, whole genome shotgun sequence contains the following coding sequences:
- the LOC122052595 gene encoding heat shock protein sti1 homolog isoform X1 — protein MTACSQNMMGIWMKKILTQSSDGLQKAQQVADRMSQAEELLLKRTCDGLTKVLQLISESLIISAHSEKLMAMKDEALMLQRYEEVINFSEQTMGHAEVNALSSGVNLQPNKEDNSVNLQFFLLYRWRWLLKARANFYLGRLDQAFELLKKLEQGKSIVDKDSSNSDSSTSLYASICELLRLKAAGNQAFKEERHLDAIKHYSAVLAFNIESRPFAAICLCNHAAAYQAVGQITDAIADCSVAIALDATYPKALSRRASLYERITDYEQASNDLRRLVSLLEKQIKVKDNQAGTLESAVPNQSDLCQARLRLSITEEEARKDIPLDMYLIL, from the exons atgacTGCTTGCTCTCAAAACATGATGGGAATCTGGATGAAAAAAATATTGACACAGTCTTCTGATGGACTTCAGAAAGCTCAG CAAGTGGCTGATCGCATGAGCCAGGCTGAGGAGCTTTTACTCAAAAGGACATGTGATGGACTGACAAAGGTGTTACAACTGATCTCTGAGTCCTTAATAATAAGTGCACATTCAGAAAAATTGATGGCAATGAAAGATGAGGCTCTTATG CTTCAAAGGTATGAAGAAGTAATCAACTTCAGTGAGCAGACTATGGGACATGCCGAAGTTAATGCTTTATCTTCTGGAGTCAATTTACAGCCAAACAAAGAAGATAACTCTGTAAATCTCCAATTTTTTCTCCTATATCGCTGGCGTTGGCTCTTGAAGGCAAGGGCTAACTTCTATTTAGGAAGACTAGATCAAGCATTTGAATTGCTGAAGAAGCTTGAACAAGGGAAAAGTATAGTGGACAA GGATAGCAGCAACTCAGACTCTTCCACATCACTGTATGCCTCCATATGTGAGCTGTTACGCCTTAAA GCTGCTGGAAATCAAGCCTTTAAAGAGGAAAGACATCTTGATGCAATAAAGCATTACAGTGCTGTTTTAGCATTTAATATTGAATCACGTCCTTTTGCAGCAATATGCCTCTGTAACCATGCTGCTGCATATCAAGCTGTAGGCCAAATTACTGATGCAATTGCAGATTGCAGTGTGGCCATAGCCCTTGATGCTACCTATCCTAAG GCACTTTCTAGAAGGGCTTCCTTATATGAGAGGATCACAGACTATGAACAAGCATCTAATGATCTGCGCAGACTTGTGTCCCTTTTGGAAAAGCAAATTAAAGTCAAGGATAACCAAGCCGGTACTTTGGAAAGTGCTGTCCCTAACCAAAGTGATTTATGTCAAGCTCGGTTGCGGCTTTCTATTACGGAGGAAGAGGCTAGGAAAGATATCCCTTTGGATATGTACCTTATTTTGTGA
- the LOC122052595 gene encoding TPR repeat-containing thioredoxin TTL4-like isoform X2: MTACSQNMMGIWMKKILTQSSDGLQKAQQVADRMSQAEELLLKRTCDGLTKLQRYEEVINFSEQTMGHAEVNALSSGVNLQPNKEDNSVNLQFFLLYRWRWLLKARANFYLGRLDQAFELLKKLEQGKSIVDKDSSNSDSSTSLYASICELLRLKAAGNQAFKEERHLDAIKHYSAVLAFNIESRPFAAICLCNHAAAYQAVGQITDAIADCSVAIALDATYPKALSRRASLYERITDYEQASNDLRRLVSLLEKQIKVKDNQAGTLESAVPNQSDLCQARLRLSITEEEARKDIPLDMYLIL, translated from the exons atgacTGCTTGCTCTCAAAACATGATGGGAATCTGGATGAAAAAAATATTGACACAGTCTTCTGATGGACTTCAGAAAGCTCAG CAAGTGGCTGATCGCATGAGCCAGGCTGAGGAGCTTTTACTCAAAAGGACATGTGATGGACTGACAAAG CTTCAAAGGTATGAAGAAGTAATCAACTTCAGTGAGCAGACTATGGGACATGCCGAAGTTAATGCTTTATCTTCTGGAGTCAATTTACAGCCAAACAAAGAAGATAACTCTGTAAATCTCCAATTTTTTCTCCTATATCGCTGGCGTTGGCTCTTGAAGGCAAGGGCTAACTTCTATTTAGGAAGACTAGATCAAGCATTTGAATTGCTGAAGAAGCTTGAACAAGGGAAAAGTATAGTGGACAA GGATAGCAGCAACTCAGACTCTTCCACATCACTGTATGCCTCCATATGTGAGCTGTTACGCCTTAAA GCTGCTGGAAATCAAGCCTTTAAAGAGGAAAGACATCTTGATGCAATAAAGCATTACAGTGCTGTTTTAGCATTTAATATTGAATCACGTCCTTTTGCAGCAATATGCCTCTGTAACCATGCTGCTGCATATCAAGCTGTAGGCCAAATTACTGATGCAATTGCAGATTGCAGTGTGGCCATAGCCCTTGATGCTACCTATCCTAAG GCACTTTCTAGAAGGGCTTCCTTATATGAGAGGATCACAGACTATGAACAAGCATCTAATGATCTGCGCAGACTTGTGTCCCTTTTGGAAAAGCAAATTAAAGTCAAGGATAACCAAGCCGGTACTTTGGAAAGTGCTGTCCCTAACCAAAGTGATTTATGTCAAGCTCGGTTGCGGCTTTCTATTACGGAGGAAGAGGCTAGGAAAGATATCCCTTTGGATATGTACCTTATTTTGTGA